A region of Gemmatimonas sp. UBA7669 DNA encodes the following proteins:
- a CDS encoding YybH family protein, whose translation MIQAIQALFAAAERGDLAALDSIYAGDSLLVIEGSGINRGWTDYRDNHLAPELKEFSNFRYRPFEIEARVSGNLAWATFRYALSADLPNGKADVVGRGTAILERRGARWVVRLTHTASRARRPSDPPMP comes from the coding sequence GTGATTCAGGCGATCCAGGCGCTCTTCGCTGCCGCGGAGCGCGGCGACCTCGCGGCCCTCGATTCGATCTACGCCGGTGACAGCCTCCTGGTCATTGAGGGCTCCGGCATCAATCGCGGGTGGACGGACTATCGCGACAATCACCTCGCGCCGGAACTCAAGGAGTTCAGCAACTTCCGGTATCGGCCCTTCGAAATTGAAGCGCGCGTGTCCGGCAATCTTGCGTGGGCCACGTTTCGCTACGCGCTGAGCGCGGACCTGCCCAACGGCAAGGCTGACGTGGTTGGGCGCGGCACCGCGATTCTTGAGCGCCGTGGCGCGCGATGGGTCGTGCGCCTGACGCACACGGCTAGCCGTGCCCGCCGGCCCAGTGATCCGCCGATGCCCTGA
- a CDS encoding BlaI/MecI/CopY family transcriptional regulator — MNLSGSGVGTVLGELESRLMRLCWDAARPLSAREIHDRLRAEHPVSPLTSTTVLNRLVRKGFLSRGRVDGLLHFTARVDEPEFVSQASRRAVEGILSLGAEAVTASIVDVLAERDPEQLAELARLIRRKLREQDG; from the coding sequence ATGAATCTCTCAGGGAGCGGGGTTGGCACCGTCTTAGGTGAGCTCGAATCCCGACTGATGCGACTGTGCTGGGACGCCGCGCGGCCACTGAGTGCGCGAGAGATTCACGACCGTCTGCGGGCTGAGCATCCTGTTTCACCCCTGACGAGTACGACGGTGCTCAATCGCCTCGTGCGCAAGGGGTTTCTGTCGCGCGGGCGCGTGGATGGGTTGCTGCATTTCACGGCGCGCGTGGACGAGCCGGAGTTTGTCTCGCAAGCTTCGCGGCGGGCGGTGGAGGGTATCCTCTCGCTCGGTGCCGAAGCGGTGACGGCGTCGATCGTCGACGTGCTCGCCGAACGCGATCCCGAGCAGCTAGCCGAACTCGCACGCCTGATTCGTCGCAAGCTTCG